Proteins from one Bacteroides zhangwenhongii genomic window:
- a CDS encoding GNAT family N-acetyltransferase, translated as MIIKTKNLIIRNFQEKDAVGLLEYLSHPRVNCFADDRLYSEESALAYISNTPKDMLRYAVCLKEDDFIIGDVFALREYTDTFSVGWHFNQRFEGKGLAYEAATEFLDYLFCDAGARRVYGFVEDDNLRSKRLCKRLGMRYERCMKEFISFVCYPDGTPRYEDTCIYAILNKEWTEQREQKPNSLGLCRVVTDMHEMNEKKQ; from the coding sequence ATGATTATTAAAACAAAGAATCTTATAATCAGAAACTTTCAGGAGAAGGATGCCGTGGGCTTATTGGAATACCTCTCCCATCCACGTGTTAATTGCTTTGCTGACGATCGTCTGTATTCAGAGGAATCTGCGCTGGCTTATATATCCAATACTCCAAAGGATATGTTACGCTATGCCGTATGTCTGAAGGAAGACGATTTCATCATTGGTGATGTTTTCGCCTTGCGTGAATATACTGATACATTTAGTGTGGGCTGGCACTTCAACCAACGCTTTGAGGGCAAAGGACTGGCCTACGAAGCGGCAACAGAATTTTTGGACTACCTCTTTTGTGATGCCGGTGCACGGCGTGTTTACGGATTTGTCGAAGACGATAACTTGCGGTCGAAAAGGTTGTGCAAACGCCTCGGAATGAGGTATGAGAGATGTATGAAAGAGTTCATATCGTTTGTATGTTATCCTGACGGGACACCACGGTATGAGGACACCTGCATCTATGCGATATTGAATAAAGAATGGACGGAACAGCGAGAGCAGAAGCCAAATTCACTTGGATTATGCCGAGTCGTGACGGACATGCACGAAATGAATGAAAAAAAACAATAA
- a CDS encoding efflux RND transporter periplasmic adaptor subunit, with the protein MMNRRTWIAGITATILLAASLAACKQEQQGEETGQALPVMVVSSQPIEFEETYSASIRGLQDVDIIPQVSGRIIRLCVKEGEQVKTGQVLAVIDQVPYQAALRTARANVSAAQAKVETARIELNGKQSLFDEKVISDYELSVARNQLAVAQAELEQAKAQEANARNDLSYTEIKSPSNGVIGTLPYRIGALVGPTIEQPFTVVSDNSEMYAYFSVSENKLRQLRAQYGSIDKMISRMPEVGLQLNDGTLYGQKGHIETVSGIVNPTTGAVQIKALFPNPDRELLSGTIGNVILQGVNTDAILVPMSATVELQDKIIAYRLKNGKAEAAYLTVDRLNDGNHFVVEQGLSVGDTLITEGVGQLKEGMNVTPKTTKP; encoded by the coding sequence ATGATGAATAGACGAACATGGATTGCCGGTATCACGGCAACGATCCTGCTGGCTGCTTCATTGGCAGCCTGCAAACAGGAACAGCAAGGAGAGGAAACAGGACAGGCACTGCCCGTCATGGTGGTTTCTTCCCAACCAATTGAATTTGAAGAAACCTATTCCGCTTCGATTCGTGGGCTACAGGATGTGGACATCATACCTCAAGTATCGGGTCGCATCATCCGCCTATGCGTGAAAGAGGGAGAGCAAGTAAAAACAGGGCAAGTGCTGGCTGTCATAGACCAGGTGCCCTATCAGGCAGCCTTGCGCACGGCACGCGCCAACGTCAGTGCGGCACAGGCAAAAGTGGAAACAGCGCGTATCGAGCTGAACGGCAAACAGTCGTTGTTCGATGAAAAAGTCATATCCGATTACGAACTGTCTGTTGCCCGAAACCAATTAGCAGTGGCACAGGCAGAGCTGGAACAAGCAAAAGCTCAGGAAGCAAATGCCCGAAACGATTTGTCATACACCGAAATCAAGAGTCCGAGCAACGGGGTTATAGGCACGTTGCCTTACCGCATCGGCGCACTCGTCGGTCCCACCATCGAACAACCGTTTACAGTGGTGTCGGACAATTCGGAGATGTATGCCTATTTCTCCGTCTCCGAAAACAAGCTGCGTCAGCTCAGGGCGCAATACGGGTCGATCGACAAGATGATTTCCCGGATGCCGGAAGTCGGCCTGCAACTGAACGACGGCACGCTCTATGGGCAGAAAGGACACATAGAGACCGTCAGCGGCATTGTGAACCCCACTACCGGGGCGGTGCAAATCAAAGCCCTGTTCCCCAATCCCGACCGCGAGCTGCTGAGCGGGACTATCGGCAACGTCATCTTGCAAGGAGTGAATACGGATGCCATTTTGGTCCCCATGTCCGCCACTGTCGAGTTGCAGGACAAGATTATCGCCTACCGCCTTAAAAACGGAAAGGCCGAAGCCGCCTACCTGACCGTGGACCGCCTGAACGACGGCAACCACTTCGTTGTAGAACAGGGCTTGTCCGTCGGCGACACCCTCATCACCGAAGGTGTGGGGCAGCTAAAGGAAGGAATGAACGTCACACCTAAAACCACAAAGCCATGA
- a CDS encoding efflux RND transporter permease subunit, with the protein MNLRFFIDRPVFSGVISVVIVLMGVIAMKALPVEQYPDIAPPTINVWASYPGANAETVQKAVIVPLEEAINGVEDMTYMTSTASNTGDASINIYFKQGSNADMAAVNVQNRVNGVLSQLPAEATKTGVTTEKQQNAELLTFALYSPDNRFDQTFLNNYVKINVEPRLKRIGGVGKAQLFGSNYSMRLWLRPDKMAQYGLIPDDISSVLAKQNIEAATGSFGANHPTANEYTMKYRGRLSTAEEFGELVVKSLPGGDVLRLKDVADVELGDEFYNYSTEVNGHPAATMLINQKAGSNASSTINEIHEVLDEIERDLPEGAEFVVLTDTNKFLYASINSVIRTLIEAILLVIVVVYVFLQDIKSTLIPTVSIFVSIIGTFAVMSLIGFSINLLTLFALVLAIGTVVDDAIVVVEAVQAKFDEGYQSPVLAADDAMKGVSSAILTSTIIFMAVFIPVAMMGGTSGAFYAQFGITMAVAVGISAINAFTLSPALCALFLKPYIDEHGNTKNNFAARFRKAFNAVFDRLSRRYVRGVLYIIHRRWLLWGTIAASFGLLVLLVNITKTGLIPQEDTGTVMVSMNTKPGSSMAQTNKVMARINSRLDSIPEIEYSGAVGGFSFSGSGPSQAMYFMTLKDWDQRKDEGQSVDDVIGKIYAATADVPDATMFAMSPPMIAGYGMGNGFELYLQDKTGGDVTAFKKEADRFVEALSRRPEIGEVYSSFAADYPQYWVDIDAAKCEQSGISPADVLSTLSGYYTGSYVSDFNRFSKLYHVTMQAPAEYRINTESLNRMYVRTSDGSMAPLGQFVRLTKTNGPSDLTRFNLFNAIAINGSPASGYSSGQVIKAIGETAREVLPATCSYEFGGLSREESKTTNNAALIFILCMVLIYLILCALYESVFIPFAVLLSVPCGLMGSFLFAWLFGLENNIYMQTGLIMIIGLLAKTAILLTEYAGKRRSEGMTLSQAAYSAAKVRLRPILMTVLSMVFGLIPLMMAHGVGANGSRSLATGVIGGMIVGTLALLFLVPSLFITFQYIQEQVKRK; encoded by the coding sequence ATGAACCTGCGTTTCTTCATAGACCGCCCGGTGTTTTCGGGTGTCATCTCCGTGGTGATTGTCCTGATGGGCGTAATCGCCATGAAAGCCCTTCCCGTGGAGCAATATCCCGACATCGCCCCGCCCACCATTAATGTATGGGCGTCCTATCCCGGAGCCAATGCCGAGACGGTGCAGAAAGCCGTAATCGTTCCTCTGGAAGAGGCCATCAACGGCGTGGAGGACATGACCTACATGACCTCCACGGCATCTAATACAGGCGATGCTTCCATCAACATCTATTTCAAGCAGGGCTCCAACGCCGACATGGCGGCGGTCAATGTGCAGAACCGCGTGAACGGCGTGTTGAGCCAGCTTCCGGCAGAAGCGACCAAGACCGGCGTCACCACCGAGAAGCAGCAGAATGCCGAGTTGCTGACATTCGCCCTCTACAGCCCCGACAACCGTTTCGACCAGACCTTTCTCAACAATTACGTGAAGATTAACGTAGAGCCGCGATTGAAACGTATCGGCGGTGTGGGAAAGGCGCAACTGTTCGGTTCCAACTACAGTATGCGCCTCTGGCTGCGTCCCGACAAGATGGCGCAGTACGGACTGATTCCCGATGACATCTCCTCCGTGCTGGCGAAGCAGAACATCGAGGCGGCAACCGGTTCGTTCGGAGCCAATCATCCCACGGCAAATGAATACACGATGAAGTATCGCGGCCGCCTATCCACGGCGGAAGAGTTCGGCGAGCTGGTCGTCAAGTCCCTGCCCGGCGGTGACGTGCTTCGGCTGAAAGATGTCGCCGATGTGGAGTTGGGCGATGAATTCTACAACTATTCCACCGAGGTGAACGGACATCCGGCTGCCACGATGCTCATCAACCAGAAAGCGGGTTCCAACGCTTCGAGCACCATCAATGAGATTCACGAGGTGCTCGATGAAATTGAACGCGACCTGCCGGAAGGGGCGGAGTTCGTGGTGCTGACCGATACCAACAAGTTCCTGTATGCCTCCATCAATTCTGTCATACGGACGCTTATCGAGGCGATACTTCTGGTTATCGTGGTGGTGTATGTGTTCTTGCAGGACATCAAGTCCACGCTCATTCCCACGGTTTCCATCTTCGTCTCCATCATCGGCACGTTTGCCGTGATGTCGCTGATAGGCTTTTCCATCAACCTGCTTACGCTTTTCGCCCTTGTGCTTGCCATCGGTACGGTAGTGGACGATGCCATCGTAGTGGTAGAGGCGGTGCAGGCGAAGTTCGACGAGGGCTATCAGTCGCCGGTGCTTGCCGCCGATGATGCCATGAAGGGCGTTTCGTCCGCCATTCTCACCTCTACCATTATCTTTATGGCGGTGTTCATCCCGGTGGCAATGATGGGCGGTACTTCCGGGGCGTTCTATGCCCAGTTCGGTATCACGATGGCGGTTGCCGTGGGCATATCGGCTATTAATGCATTTACCCTTTCACCTGCATTATGCGCTTTGTTCCTGAAACCTTATATTGACGAGCACGGAAACACGAAGAACAATTTTGCGGCACGCTTCCGCAAGGCATTCAATGCCGTATTCGACCGTTTGAGCCGCCGCTATGTACGTGGGGTACTGTATATCATCCATCGCCGGTGGCTGTTGTGGGGAACGATTGCCGCCTCGTTCGGGTTGCTGGTCTTGCTGGTCAATATCACGAAGACAGGACTTATTCCGCAGGAAGACACCGGCACGGTGATGGTAAGCATGAACACAAAGCCCGGTTCCTCCATGGCGCAGACCAACAAGGTGATGGCGCGTATCAACAGCCGTCTTGACAGCATCCCTGAGATTGAGTACAGCGGAGCGGTCGGAGGATTCTCATTCAGCGGTTCCGGCCCTTCACAGGCCATGTATTTCATGACACTTAAAGATTGGGACCAGCGCAAGGACGAAGGGCAATCGGTGGACGACGTGATAGGCAAGATTTATGCCGCCACCGCTGATGTTCCCGATGCCACGATGTTTGCCATGTCGCCGCCGATGATTGCCGGCTACGGCATGGGCAACGGTTTCGAGCTTTACTTGCAGGACAAGACCGGTGGCGATGTCACTGCATTCAAGAAGGAGGCGGACAGATTCGTAGAGGCATTGTCCCGCCGTCCCGAAATCGGAGAGGTCTATTCGTCTTTTGCCGCTGACTATCCCCAGTATTGGGTGGACATCGACGCGGCGAAATGCGAGCAGTCGGGCATATCTCCCGCCGATGTGCTTTCCACGCTCTCCGGCTATTATACCGGGTCGTATGTGTCGGACTTCAACCGTTTCTCCAAGCTCTATCACGTCACCATGCAGGCACCGGCGGAGTACCGCATAAATACGGAGTCGCTTAACCGGATGTACGTGCGTACTTCCGACGGCAGCATGGCACCGTTGGGTCAGTTCGTGCGCCTGACCAAGACCAACGGGCCTTCCGACCTTACGCGCTTCAACCTTTTCAACGCCATCGCCATCAACGGCTCTCCGGCATCGGGCTACAGTTCCGGCCAGGTCATCAAGGCGATTGGCGAGACGGCACGTGAGGTGCTTCCCGCCACTTGCAGCTATGAGTTCGGAGGCTTGTCGCGCGAGGAGAGCAAGACCACCAACAATGCCGCATTGATATTCATCCTCTGCATGGTGCTGATATACCTGATACTTTGCGCCCTCTACGAAAGCGTGTTCATCCCCTTTGCCGTGCTACTGTCCGTGCCTTGCGGACTGATGGGCAGCTTCCTGTTCGCGTGGCTGTTCGGGCTGGAGAACAACATCTATATGCAGACCGGACTGATTATGATTATCGGACTGCTTGCCAAGACCGCCATCCTGCTGACCGAATATGCCGGCAAGCGGCGGTCGGAAGGCATGACTCTGTCACAGGCGGCATACAGCGCGGCAAAGGTTCGTCTGCGTCCCATCCTGATGACCGTCTTGTCGATGGTGTTCGGCCTTATTCCGCTGATGATGGCTCATGGCGTGGGTGCCAACGGCAGCCGCTCGCTCGCCACAGGCGTAATAGGCGGCATGATAGTGGGCACATTGGCGTTGCTGTTCCTCGTGCCGTCGCTGTTCATCACATTCCAATATATTCAAGAACAGGTTAAACGTAAATAA
- a CDS encoding efflux transporter outer membrane subunit: MNKIILSILSTLMLTGCGTYSRYHRADLPTEGLYGDIPENVDTTTLASISWREMFTDRELQSLIEIGLERNTDLNVARLRVEAAEAALMTAKLSYLPSLGINAEGGISRYDGATAKTYNVGASASWELDIFGKLTAAKRGAVAALQGSRDYQQAVQTQLVATIADSYYTLAHLDAQIAINNRTLENWRATVRTLEALKKVGKANEAGVLQAKANVMKLESSQLAICKSIAETENALSAILAMPSHAIERSDLTKASFPDTISVGVPMQLLSNRPDVRQAEMEVAQAFYATHVARTAFYPNITLSGTLGWTNNGGGAITNPGQWLLKAIGSLTQPLFNRGANIANLKIAQTKQEEAKLLFQQSLLNAGKEVNDALTAWQTAKSQYEINTRQVETLREAVRKTELLMSHSGTTYLEILTAQQSLLEAEQLQLQTSFERIQSIIKLYHALGGGRS; encoded by the coding sequence ATGAATAAGATAATCCTATCTATATTATCAACTCTGATGCTTACCGGCTGCGGCACATACAGCCGGTATCATCGGGCTGACCTCCCGACAGAGGGTCTGTACGGGGACATCCCGGAAAATGTTGATACAACAACCCTCGCATCCATTTCATGGCGGGAGATGTTTACAGATCGGGAACTCCAGTCTTTGATTGAGATCGGGCTTGAACGGAACACCGACCTCAACGTGGCGCGTTTGCGCGTTGAAGCGGCAGAGGCGGCTTTGATGACGGCCAAACTGTCCTATCTTCCGTCTTTGGGAATCAATGCCGAAGGTGGCATCAGCCGCTACGACGGGGCTACCGCAAAGACATACAATGTCGGAGCGAGTGCAAGTTGGGAGCTTGACATATTCGGCAAGCTTACGGCTGCGAAGCGTGGCGCGGTTGCCGCACTGCAAGGAAGCCGTGACTATCAGCAGGCCGTGCAGACACAGCTTGTCGCCACGATAGCAGACAGCTATTACACACTTGCTCATCTTGACGCGCAGATAGCGATAAACAACCGGACTTTGGAAAACTGGCGGGCTACCGTGCGCACGCTCGAGGCGTTGAAAAAGGTGGGCAAGGCAAATGAAGCCGGTGTGTTGCAGGCAAAGGCAAACGTGATGAAACTCGAATCATCGCAACTGGCTATATGCAAGAGTATCGCCGAAACGGAGAACGCCTTGTCTGCCATACTTGCCATGCCGTCACACGCGATTGAGCGGAGCGACTTGACCAAAGCCTCTTTCCCTGATACCATATCTGTCGGAGTTCCCATGCAGTTGCTTTCCAACCGCCCCGATGTGCGTCAGGCCGAAATGGAAGTGGCTCAGGCGTTTTACGCCACCCACGTAGCCCGCACAGCCTTCTACCCCAATATCACCCTTTCGGGCACATTGGGTTGGACTAACAATGGAGGTGGGGCGATTACCAATCCCGGGCAATGGCTACTCAAAGCCATCGGTTCCCTGACGCAGCCATTGTTTAACCGGGGCGCGAATATCGCCAACTTGAAGATTGCCCAAACCAAACAGGAAGAAGCCAAATTATTATTCCAACAATCATTGCTGAACGCGGGGAAAGAGGTGAACGATGCCTTAACCGCATGGCAAACGGCTAAGTCGCAATATGAAATAAACACTCGGCAGGTTGAGACCTTGCGTGAAGCGGTGCGCAAGACGGAACTGCTGATGAGCCATTCCGGTACCACCTATTTGGAGATATTAACTGCCCAACAGTCACTTCTTGAAGCAGAACAATTGCAACTGCAAACCTCTTTTGAGCGCATACAGAGCATTATCAAACTTTATCATGCATTGGGAGGCGGTAGGAGTTAA